The DNA sequence TCGCCATGGCCGACCTCCTGGCGCCCGGAGATCTCCCGGAAGGCCCGCACCCGACGACGTGGGGGCAAGTTATTGAAGCGTGCATGACAGGCTTGCAGGACCTGCAGACGACGGCAGATGTGAAATACCAATCCGCAGGTGAACCCGCCCCGCAGATCCAACAGGGACTGCTGACGGAAGAAGCTGTGCGCGCTCTCGTCAACGACGCCCTCAACAGGGTGCAGCCGGCCCCCTCCCAGAACGATAGGGAAAGAACGCAAGGCCCAAACGGGAAGCCATCCGGGGGCGGTGACAGCAGGAGCGACCACGTGGAACGCACCCTCAAGCACCGCCGCCAAGCCGCCACCCTCATCGATCAGATACGCCTGGCGCGGCAATCCCGCTTCCTCGTCGCGGGCTCGTCACTGACGGCCTTCCTCCTACTCTGCGCGACGGCGACGGCCAACGCGATCGTCCGGCACCCAGACGCCATGCTTCCCTACAACGCGGCCTGCGTCGTGCTCCTGCTTCTCCTGCTATTCGTACGCCGAGCGGGACGCCGCATGAATACGGGGCACCCCGACGGAGCCGAACCGAAGTCGGTTGCAGCGCTGCAACTGGAACTCGAACTGCTGGAAGAACGGCGCATCCTGGAGGCCTCGGCCGGGGCCCGCTCGTCACGGGACCGCCAGCACTCCTACCGGGAAACCATCCCGCAGGAGATTGACCGGCTCCGACGGGAGACACGACGCTATCGCAGGGTGCACAACTTCTTTCAATGGTCCCTGTTCGTCGCGTCCGTGACGATGTCCGTGACGGCAGCGCTCTACGATCCTCCGCAGCCCGGTAAGTCGATCCTGATCGCTCTGGGCGCCTTCGTGTCCTTCACCACTGCGGTAACCGGCTACTTCAAGTACCGGGAGCGGGCCTTCAACCTCCAGCAGACCGCCGACGCCATCGAACAACACCTCACCGCCTACGATCTCGCCATCCCCCCGTACAACCAAGCTGATGAGGCGGCCAATCTCGAGCGGTTGGCTGAGAACATCGAGACACTCCGCGTCGAACAGCGCAAGCGTGAGCAACAACTTGAGCAGCCCCATCAAGGACAGCAAGAGGTCATCTGATCTGGCCGGCCAGTTCAGCGTGGGCTGTTCACGAATCGAGGTTCTGTTCGCGCAGGCCCCGGAAGAAGCGTGGGAGGAGATCTCCTGCGGCGACGGCGCGAAAGGGCCCCGCGTCTACGACTGGGCGGTGGTGCGGCTGCCGGCCGTCGCCGAGTTCGACCATCAGGGCGAGGTCCCTCACCGGATGCGGTGGGCACTGGCCCGGACCAGACAGCGTCCGAGTACATGTCGCCGGTGCCGCTGTTCGCCTCCGGCAGTGAAGCAGCCGACCACGGCCAGGCGGGCATTGACCAGTCCAGCGGTGAAGCCGACCGGTTGATCGCCAAGATGTCCCGGGTGCGTGGAGACCTTCGCTCCTGATCGTGGAAGCGCCACCCCTGTGGCGAAGCGCAGGCTGCCGCTATGAAGTCAAGTCGGCCGACTCAGTGACTTCGTGGAAACGCTGCCGCTGCGAGGGCTGGGAGCCGACCTGGCGGTCGTCGAGCGACTGATCGGGCCACGCCCGGACCTGCTGGCCATCTTTTACGATCTGCCACCCGCACGCAGTCGGGGCAGCTCCAAAAATACTGATGATGTACGGATTTTTTCGGTCACCCCTCGGGTGCGGCCGACGAGGAAACTGGGCCTGAGCCGCGTAAGAAGCAGCGCAACGGCAACAGTGTCGAAAGCACCATGCGCAAGCTGGCGCGGGACAGGTCCGACCTGCTGGAGGAGGTCACCGCAGGGAGGATGAAGGCATACACCGCTGCGGTGGAAGCTGGCTGGCGCAGGCCGCAGACCACGATCCCCCTGAGTGCCCCGGACTGTCGCTCGCAAACTACTCGACAAGCTGGGTGCCGAACAGGCTCGTCAGGTGTGCGTGACTCTGAGCCAATTCGTCGCAGAAACATCGAGTGATGGCTGACCTTCTGTCTCATCGGGGGGGATGTTCCGTTTGGGCGTGGTCTCGAGAAGATCGTGAGACGCAAACGGAGCCGTCACCGAGACCCTCGGACTACTGCTCGCGGTGCTCGTCACGGCCGCAAGTGTGCAGGTGGCGGCCCACTTGTCAGCCTGCGTGCGGCGTGACAGTGGCTTCTCGTCCTCGGCCGCGGGCTCGATCCCGAGGACCTGCTCCAGCATCCACTGCTGCACGGCGGTGAGCTTGTCCCACCCCAGGCGCTGGCTCGTACCCACCGCCCCAGATCCTCGCCCTGGCGCACGACGCCACCCGGCTCGGTGGGCAGCGCACTGCCCTCCTCCAGGTGCAGCCGGGTCAGATGGAACGCCCTCTGCCACTCCACCGGCCAAGCCGGACATCACGACGGGTCGATCTCCGCCAGCTGCTCGCGCCGCTCGGCCGATAGGGCACCGGCCGCCGACTCCACCAGCAGCCCCTCGGCACGCCACTCCTCGAGCTCGGCAGCCTTCCGGGCGGCGGCCCGCGCGTTCTTCAGCCAGATCCCCACGCGGTACCCCTGGCGCGTGGCGTCCAGCGGCGCCAAGAGGTGGCCCGCCTCGGCCGCCCACCCGCGCGCCGCCGCGAGCCCTTCCTCCCACGCGACATCGAAGTGCGACCACACCATGCCCA is a window from the Streptomyces luomodiensis genome containing:
- a CDS encoding DUF4231 domain-containing protein, whose translation is MFDLLREVAHQGRRFDRQDAFELFPAPALEWADIEPLITAAAAAGLEPLAPWSVQPDGRDPTTALVRYEHNDGGESVWKAVHIREMNPLASGSTWGDVVSHVLARMSALYRTVPDNRRSPRGPVVVPELAPAVRTDTTDTEESNALDLQGNRPNGSGEPAVLRVRARSSSEPYALAELDSEHATWVYEILVCLEHAGHGLKPDDAALPFPDNLDWTHVKAFIDAASEAEVAHLLAWTIFPSHNDPTRALVWRHDNSGSGALWSAVAMADLLAPGDLPEGPHPTTWGQVIEACMTGLQDLQTTADVKYQSAGEPAPQIQQGLLTEEAVRALVNDALNRVQPAPSQNDRERTQGPNGKPSGGGDSRSDHVERTLKHRRQAATLIDQIRLARQSRFLVAGSSLTAFLLLCATATANAIVRHPDAMLPYNAACVVLLLLLLFVRRAGRRMNTGHPDGAEPKSVAALQLELELLEERRILEASAGARSSRDRQHSYRETIPQEIDRLRRETRRYRRVHNFFQWSLFVASVTMSVTAALYDPPQPGKSILIALGAFVSFTTAVTGYFKYRERAFNLQQTADAIEQHLTAYDLAIPPYNQADEAANLERLAENIETLRVEQRKREQQLEQPHQGQQEVI
- a CDS encoding helicase associated domain-containing protein, with the protein product MDEARVEQLEKLGMVWSHFDVAWEEGLAAARGWAAEAGHLLAPLDATRQGYRVGIWLKNARAAARKAAELEEWRAEGLLVESAAGALSAERREQLAEIDPS